A stretch of Candidatus Poribacteria bacterium DNA encodes these proteins:
- the secF gene encoding protein translocase subunit SecF has protein sequence MELLRNTNFDFISKYRTGFILSAVVIVIGIVFLAIHQGPNFGIDFRGGVKIQAKFNRVVSEAELQSKLAEIGYERATIQIDESRNEASISMGHRPEFQQQLIDIPIMADPGDATAMRLQVSSTVEKLHLLEVGETVELIDGNLRQRNEITALDTVADSNAVQLTFANPFGIDLSENAHIQIQASVGRILTDALLEGGNDWQALVGGVNVSEVLPSVGRDLKWAALWSVLWSIVILLAYISWRFEFRFAIGAIAALVHDVLITLGIFAVLSKEINLPTVAAFLTIIGYSLNDTIVVFDRIRENSQTLRGTDYTTVLNRSINQSLSRTVITSLTTLFVVLVIFIITTAGEEINTFALALIVGVLVGTYSSIFIASPIVYLWNRGQQPA, from the coding sequence TTGGAATTACTCAGAAATACAAACTTCGATTTTATTAGCAAATATCGCACTGGATTTATATTATCAGCCGTGGTCATCGTTATCGGCATAGTCTTTCTCGCAATCCATCAAGGACCGAACTTTGGGATTGACTTTCGTGGGGGCGTTAAAATCCAAGCCAAGTTCAACAGAGTGGTCTCGGAGGCGGAATTGCAATCCAAACTTGCTGAAATTGGTTATGAACGTGCCACGATACAGATAGATGAAAGCAGAAATGAAGCGTCTATCTCTATGGGACACCGTCCGGAATTTCAGCAGCAGTTGATTGATATTCCGATTATGGCGGATCCGGGCGATGCAACTGCCATGCGTCTGCAGGTGAGCAGTACTGTTGAAAAATTGCATCTATTAGAAGTTGGTGAAACTGTTGAGCTCATTGATGGCAATCTGCGACAACGCAATGAGATTACGGCACTCGACACTGTTGCCGACAGCAACGCCGTCCAGTTAACCTTTGCGAACCCGTTCGGAATTGATTTGAGCGAGAACGCACATATCCAAATCCAAGCGAGTGTCGGCAGAATCCTCACAGATGCCTTGCTCGAAGGCGGAAACGATTGGCAAGCACTTGTTGGAGGTGTCAATGTCTCGGAAGTCCTTCCCAGTGTCGGGCGCGACCTTAAGTGGGCAGCCCTCTGGTCTGTACTCTGGTCGATCGTTATTTTGTTGGCTTACATCTCTTGGCGGTTTGAATTCCGTTTTGCTATCGGGGCAATTGCCGCCCTCGTCCACGATGTCCTGATTACCTTGGGGATTTTTGCTGTGCTATCAAAAGAGATTAATCTACCCACAGTGGCGGCGTTCCTGACGATTATCGGGTATTCACTCAATGACACGATTGTTGTGTTTGACCGGATTCGGGAAAACTCGCAAACTTTACGCGGCACCGATTATACGACCGTGCTGAACCGAAGCATCAACCAGTCGCTCAGCCGGACGGTTATTACCTCTTTGACAACCCTGTTTGTTGTTCTGGTTATTTTTATCATCACCACTGCAGGGGAAGAGATTAACACGTTCGCCTTGGCACTTATCGTTGGTGTATTGGTCGGGACCTACTCCTCAATCTTCATCGCGAGTCCGATTGTGTATCTCTGGAATCGCGGACAGCAACCGGCTTAA